A region from the Curtobacterium sp. MCBA15_012 genome encodes:
- a CDS encoding M81 family metallopeptidase: MVAIAGLAIETSTFTPTRTLAPAFHPDRGDEVVARYPFLADLADRAAFRGALIGHALPGGVVAREAYEALAGEIVERLRAIVAAEHVDGLWYDIHGAMVVEGLDDAETDLLGRIRAVVGPDVVVSASMDLHGNVTAELAHHVDLVTCYRMAPHEDALETKERAVRNLVDVLTTRPVGSQRPVKAWVPIPVLLPGEQTSTRIEPAASLYAQVPLVEQTEGVLDAAIWVGYAWADQPRDRAVTVVTGWDEAAVAAGAERLAQAFWDVREDFVFVAPTGSFDACLDAALAPGAARPYFVSDSGDNPTAGGSGDMTWGLTRVLERPEFADPAGPVVLYASVPGPAAVATAVAAGVGATVTVTAGAAVDAVHAGPITMTGRVHAVKHGDRDAGTEVVLQVGSVFAILTERRKPYHHEHDFTDLDLAPREADVVVVKIGYLEPELFAMAADWMLALTPGGVDQDLERLGHHRIVRPMFPYDREFPEAPDLRARIIPPSNEPLGAIA; encoded by the coding sequence GTGGTCGCGATCGCCGGGCTGGCGATCGAGACGTCGACCTTCACGCCGACCAGGACCCTGGCGCCGGCGTTCCACCCGGACCGCGGCGACGAGGTCGTCGCGCGGTACCCGTTCCTGGCGGACCTGGCCGACCGCGCCGCGTTCCGTGGCGCGCTGATCGGGCACGCGCTGCCCGGTGGGGTCGTCGCGCGTGAGGCGTACGAGGCGCTGGCGGGCGAGATCGTCGAGCGGCTGCGCGCGATCGTGGCAGCCGAGCACGTCGACGGGCTCTGGTACGACATCCACGGCGCGATGGTCGTCGAGGGGCTCGACGACGCCGAGACCGACCTGCTCGGACGGATCCGCGCGGTGGTCGGCCCGGACGTGGTGGTGTCGGCGTCCATGGACCTGCACGGCAACGTCACGGCCGAGCTCGCGCACCACGTCGACCTGGTCACCTGCTACCGGATGGCACCCCACGAGGACGCCCTCGAGACCAAGGAGCGCGCGGTCCGCAACCTGGTCGACGTGCTCACGACCCGGCCCGTCGGGTCGCAGCGACCCGTGAAGGCCTGGGTGCCGATCCCCGTCCTGCTCCCCGGCGAGCAGACCTCGACGCGCATCGAGCCCGCGGCGTCGCTGTACGCGCAGGTGCCGCTCGTCGAGCAGACCGAGGGCGTGCTCGACGCCGCGATCTGGGTCGGCTACGCGTGGGCCGACCAGCCCCGCGACCGCGCCGTCACGGTCGTCACCGGGTGGGACGAGGCCGCGGTGGCCGCGGGCGCCGAACGGCTCGCGCAGGCGTTCTGGGACGTCCGCGAGGACTTCGTGTTCGTCGCGCCGACCGGGTCGTTCGACGCGTGCCTCGACGCCGCGCTCGCCCCCGGTGCCGCGCGGCCGTACTTCGTCTCCGACTCCGGCGACAACCCGACCGCGGGCGGCTCGGGCGACATGACGTGGGGGTTGACCCGTGTCCTGGAGCGCCCGGAGTTCGCCGACCCCGCCGGCCCGGTCGTCCTCTACGCGAGCGTGCCCGGGCCCGCAGCCGTCGCGACCGCCGTCGCCGCGGGGGTCGGCGCGACCGTCACCGTCACGGCCGGGGCGGCAGTGGACGCCGTGCACGCGGGGCCGATCACGATGACCGGCCGCGTGCACGCGGTCAAGCACGGGGACCGCGACGCCGGGACCGAGGTCGTGCTGCAGGTCGGCAGCGTCTTCGCGATCCTCACGGAGCGCCGCAAGCCGTACCACCACGAGCACGACTTCACCGACCTCGACCTGGCCCCGCGCGAGGCCGACGTCGTGGTCGTGAAGATCGGGTACCTCGAGCCGGAGCTCTTCGCGATGGCCGCCGACTGGATGCTCGCGCTGACGCCGGGCGGGGTCGACCAGGACCTCGAACGGCTCGGGCACCACCGGATCGTCCGACCGATGTTCCCCTACGATCGGGAGTTCCCCGAGGCGCCGGACCTGCGCGCCCGGATCATCCCGCCGTCGAACGAACCCCTCGGAGCCATCGCGTGA
- a CDS encoding copper homeostasis protein CutC encodes MTTAPADAPATHARPAGGPVALEIAVTAPAGALVARDAGADRVELCTGLELGGLTPSQALVETVHETGIPAHALVRCRPGGFVHDPDEVALMEREVRTVLRSGAAGVVVGALRPDRTLDEDTLRRFVDAARSVSAVAEVTLHRAVDHAVDPVAAAAALAALGFTRVLTSGGAASARAGSATIARMVEAAGPVQVMAGAGVTPGDVPVLVAAGVAAVHLSAKRSSGGGHDGVPMGTGDDGSAHFVTDAGVVAAARAALDA; translated from the coding sequence GTGACCACTGCCCCCGCGGACGCCCCGGCCACGCACGCCCGACCCGCCGGAGGGCCGGTGGCGCTCGAGATCGCCGTCACCGCTCCGGCCGGGGCGCTCGTCGCGCGTGACGCCGGGGCCGACCGTGTCGAGCTGTGCACCGGGCTCGAGCTCGGCGGCCTCACCCCGTCGCAGGCGCTCGTCGAGACCGTGCACGAGACCGGCATCCCCGCACATGCGCTCGTCCGCTGCCGTCCTGGCGGCTTCGTGCACGACCCCGACGAGGTCGCGCTCATGGAACGCGAGGTCCGCACCGTCCTGCGGTCCGGCGCCGCCGGTGTCGTCGTCGGTGCGCTCCGCCCCGACCGCACCCTCGACGAGGACACGCTCCGCCGCTTCGTCGACGCCGCCCGGTCGGTGAGCGCCGTCGCCGAGGTCACGCTGCACCGCGCGGTCGACCACGCGGTGGACCCGGTCGCGGCCGCCGCGGCGCTCGCAGCCCTCGGCTTCACGCGCGTCCTGACCTCGGGCGGCGCGGCGAGTGCCCGTGCCGGGTCTGCGACCATCGCCCGCATGGTCGAGGCCGCCGGACCGGTCCAGGTGATGGCGGGCGCCGGTGTCACGCCCGGTGACGTCCCCGTGCTCGTGGCCGCGGGTGTCGCCGCCGTGCACCTGTCGGCGAAGCGATCGTCGGGCGGCGGACACGACGGCGTGCCGATGGGCACCGGGGACGACGGCTCGGCGCACTTCGTGACGGACGCGGGTGTGGTGGCGGCGGCGCGGGCCGCGCTCGACGCCTGA
- a CDS encoding ROK family transcriptional regulator → MADLSSRVLELVASGQASSRTEIAQLLGAAPSTVSHVVAQLISHGILAEEGTDVSTGGRPRKVLRIGGVDEYAVAADVGGGHARIGVVLPGGALESVADVPFALSDGPVSALQRLAALLEDLAETRGRSGLHGVGLSLPGPVDVEAGVVDLPSRMPGWNGFPVASWLEERFGVPAAVDNDANCMAAGEQTVQDPSRRQAITVKAGSAIGAGIVIDGRLYRGSTGAAGDITHVRIDAAGDTPCSCGNTGCLETVASGAALVRILSTAGAPVTSTADVVRLASDADPEATRAVRLAGRYLGEVLAANVNFFNPDAVYLGGILSTLDPFVAAVRSQLYESCHPLMTEHLAIERVSLGADAGLVGAGQFALQRGLAATLQELSAPIPQSTTRNRSVRV, encoded by the coding sequence GTGGCCGACCTCAGCTCACGGGTGTTGGAACTCGTCGCCTCGGGCCAGGCGTCCAGCCGGACCGAGATCGCGCAGCTGCTCGGCGCCGCGCCGTCGACCGTCTCGCACGTCGTCGCGCAGCTCATCAGCCACGGCATCCTGGCCGAGGAGGGCACCGACGTCTCGACGGGCGGGCGCCCCCGCAAGGTGCTCCGGATCGGCGGCGTCGACGAGTACGCGGTCGCCGCCGACGTCGGCGGCGGGCACGCGCGCATCGGCGTCGTCCTGCCGGGAGGCGCGCTCGAGTCGGTCGCGGACGTCCCGTTCGCGCTCTCCGACGGCCCGGTGTCGGCACTGCAGCGCCTGGCGGCGCTGCTCGAGGACCTCGCCGAGACCCGTGGGCGCTCCGGCCTGCACGGCGTCGGGCTGAGCCTGCCCGGCCCGGTGGACGTCGAGGCCGGGGTCGTCGACCTGCCGAGCCGGATGCCCGGGTGGAACGGCTTCCCGGTGGCCTCGTGGCTCGAGGAGCGCTTCGGGGTGCCGGCCGCGGTGGACAACGACGCCAACTGCATGGCCGCGGGCGAGCAGACCGTGCAGGACCCGAGCCGGCGGCAGGCGATCACGGTCAAGGCCGGGTCGGCGATCGGTGCCGGGATCGTCATCGACGGGCGGCTGTACCGCGGGTCGACGGGGGCCGCGGGCGACATCACCCACGTGCGGATCGACGCCGCCGGGGACACCCCGTGCTCGTGCGGCAACACCGGCTGCCTGGAGACCGTGGCGTCCGGGGCGGCGCTCGTGCGGATCCTGTCCACCGCCGGTGCTCCCGTGACCAGCACCGCCGACGTCGTCCGGCTCGCATCGGACGCCGATCCCGAGGCGACCCGCGCGGTCCGCCTGGCCGGGCGCTACCTCGGCGAGGTCCTCGCCGCGAACGTGAACTTCTTCAACCCGGACGCCGTCTACCTGGGCGGCATCCTCTCCACGCTCGACCCGTTCGTCGCGGCCGTGCGGAGCCAGCTGTACGAGAGCTGCCACCCGCTGATGACCGAGCACCTCGCCATCGAGCGTGTCTCGCTCGGCGCGGACGCGGGTCTCGTCGGGGCCGGACAGTTCGCCCTGCAGCGCGGGCTGGCCGCGACGCTGCAGGAGCTGTCCGCCCCGATCCCCCAGTCCACCACCAGGAACAGGAGCGTCCGTGTCTGA
- a CDS encoding ROK family protein, which produces MTAAIAGVDVGGTNTKVVLTTGDLDVLDRVDLPTPAHDGGAEITAAALDAVAVLLDRHGATLTGVGVGAAGVVDTTTGTVLVTGNSFTGWAGFGVTDAVTGALGVPATLDNDVNAFLLGELATGAVAGETDVLGMTLGTGVGGALVLGGALFAGPRGAAGEIGHVPGFGDARCTCGQVGHLETIAGARGIADRYAERSGRRVSAREVADAARAGDPHAAEVFRTAGWGIARAALLTAGILDVTTVVLGGGITRSWDLLAPAVEAAIAAEPPVSGAPIRLARSVLGADAVALGAAARVRARLGATDPVR; this is translated from the coding sequence GTGACCGCCGCGATCGCCGGCGTCGACGTGGGCGGCACGAACACGAAGGTGGTGCTGACGACCGGGGACCTCGACGTGCTCGACCGCGTCGACCTGCCGACACCCGCGCACGACGGCGGTGCCGAGATCACGGCGGCGGCGCTCGACGCGGTGGCGGTGCTGCTCGACCGGCACGGCGCGACCCTGACCGGTGTCGGGGTCGGGGCCGCCGGGGTGGTCGACACCACCACCGGCACGGTCCTGGTGACGGGCAACTCCTTCACCGGCTGGGCCGGCTTCGGCGTCACCGACGCGGTGACCGGCGCGCTCGGGGTCCCCGCGACGCTCGACAACGACGTGAACGCGTTCCTGCTCGGCGAACTCGCGACCGGTGCCGTGGCCGGTGAGACCGACGTGCTCGGCATGACGCTCGGCACCGGGGTCGGGGGCGCACTCGTGCTCGGTGGTGCGCTCTTCGCCGGACCCCGTGGCGCGGCGGGCGAGATCGGGCACGTGCCCGGGTTCGGCGACGCCCGGTGCACCTGCGGCCAGGTCGGCCACCTCGAGACGATCGCCGGTGCCCGGGGCATCGCCGACCGGTACGCCGAGCGGTCCGGGCGCCGGGTGTCCGCCCGTGAGGTCGCCGACGCCGCACGCGCCGGGGACCCCCACGCCGCCGAGGTCTTCCGCACCGCCGGGTGGGGGATCGCCCGCGCTGCACTGCTGACCGCGGGGATCCTCGACGTGACGACGGTCGTGCTCGGCGGCGGCATCACCCGGTCGTGGGACCTCCTGGCGCCCGCGGTCGAGGCCGCGATCGCCGCGGAACCGCCCGTCAGCGGGGCACCGATCCGACTCGCGCGGTCGGTGCTCGGGGCGGACGCCGTGGCCCTCGGTGCCGCGGCCCGGGTGCGTGCCCGGCTCGGCGCGACCGACCCGGTGCGCTAG
- a CDS encoding metal ABC transporter ATP-binding protein has translation MPNAPDTRAAARAGTSASTRVAAGADRAVAVRGLVVRRGDRTVLDALDATFPAGVVTALTGPNGSGKSTLLDALAGVVTPSAGAVTGLPSSGAAYVTQAVPPTALPLTVRATVAMGRWRARPWWRPSTRADRAVVDEQLDRLRIADLVDRPLDELSGGQRQRTFVALGLAQQASVLLVDEPTAGVDAASAALVVAALADEAARGVVVVHAAHDPVAVAAADRVVTLG, from the coding sequence GTGCCCAACGCCCCCGACACCCGAGCCGCCGCCCGTGCCGGCACGTCCGCCAGTACCCGTGTCGCCGCCGGTGCCGACCGGGCCGTCGCGGTCCGCGGGCTCGTCGTCCGGCGCGGTGACCGGACCGTGCTCGACGCCCTCGACGCGACCTTCCCCGCCGGCGTCGTCACCGCGCTGACCGGCCCCAACGGCTCCGGCAAGTCGACCCTGCTCGACGCGCTCGCCGGAGTGGTGACGCCGTCCGCCGGGGCCGTGACGGGCCTCCCGTCCTCCGGTGCGGCGTACGTGACGCAGGCCGTCCCGCCGACCGCCCTGCCGCTGACCGTCCGCGCGACCGTCGCGATGGGCCGCTGGCGCGCCCGCCCCTGGTGGCGGCCGTCGACCCGCGCCGATCGCGCCGTCGTCGACGAGCAGCTCGACCGGCTGCGGATCGCCGACCTGGTCGACCGTCCCCTCGACGAGCTGTCCGGCGGGCAGCGTCAGCGTACGTTCGTGGCCCTCGGTCTGGCGCAGCAGGCGTCCGTCCTGCTCGTCGACGAGCCGACCGCCGGGGTCGACGCGGCGTCGGCCGCACTCGTCGTGGCGGCGCTGGCCGACGAGGCCGCGCGGGGTGTCGTCGTCGTGCACGCGGCGCACGACCCGGTCGCCGTCGCGGCGGCGGACCGGGTCGTGACACTGGGCTGA
- a CDS encoding peptide ABC transporter substrate-binding protein, with protein MMKPRRWALLTGAALAVSALLAGCSGGGSAATNTKSDAINYALPANFTPNWILPIGTAAHLNTNNGSIAQSLYEPLVAYDGSTGKIAWNKAGSVATAADFASDGKSVTMTLGDRHWSDGKPITSRDVEFWFNLIKANRDQWGSYSEGKAPDDWTSFTAVDDTHFTITFDKAYNSDWMLANQLSHIIPLPQHAWDKTSASGTVGDADRSADGAKAVWKYLNTAAGKIADYATDDLWKTISGPYGVTAFTTAGKVQLTANKQYDGGEKPSITTVNLLPFTTTDAETNAVRSGAVDYGYINATDLDQKDSFTSKGYDVEPWTGWAITYMPYNFNNPTMGPVFQQLYARQAVQMSIDQTSLSKVVFNGTATSTYGPIPQAQASDYVSSTQKDNPYPFSTSKAKALLTSHGWTEQGGTMVCTDAGSGDDQCGAGVAAGTKFTMSVLSQSGSTVTDNMMSAIQSSLQKTGIGFTIKTAPVSSVLSQTPTCTKDEASCDWDLSFFGTAGSWYFPAYPTGESLFQTGGSANFGSYSNKQVDALIDATTTSTDAGAVQDYSAAVAKDLPVIWLPSPDYQISVVKQGLTGFEQDSLANFHPAQWKWSK; from the coding sequence ATGATGAAGCCCCGTCGCTGGGCACTGCTCACCGGAGCCGCACTCGCGGTGAGCGCCCTGCTCGCCGGATGTTCCGGGGGCGGTTCCGCCGCCACGAACACGAAGTCCGACGCGATCAACTACGCCCTGCCGGCGAACTTCACGCCGAACTGGATCCTCCCGATCGGCACGGCGGCGCACCTCAACACGAACAACGGCTCGATCGCGCAGTCGCTGTACGAGCCGCTCGTCGCCTACGACGGCTCCACCGGCAAGATCGCCTGGAACAAGGCGGGCTCGGTCGCCACCGCAGCGGACTTCGCCAGCGACGGGAAGAGCGTCACGATGACGCTCGGCGACCGGCACTGGTCGGACGGCAAGCCGATCACGAGCCGCGACGTCGAGTTCTGGTTCAACCTGATCAAGGCGAACAGGGACCAGTGGGGCTCGTACTCCGAGGGCAAGGCACCGGACGACTGGACCTCGTTCACGGCCGTCGACGACACGCACTTCACGATCACGTTCGACAAGGCGTACAACAGCGACTGGATGCTCGCCAACCAGCTGAGCCACATCATCCCGCTGCCGCAGCACGCCTGGGACAAGACGAGTGCCAGCGGGACGGTCGGCGACGCGGACCGCTCGGCCGACGGGGCGAAGGCCGTCTGGAAGTACCTCAACACCGCCGCCGGCAAGATCGCCGACTACGCGACCGACGACCTGTGGAAGACCATCTCCGGCCCGTACGGCGTCACCGCGTTCACGACCGCCGGCAAGGTGCAGCTCACCGCGAACAAGCAGTACGACGGGGGCGAGAAGCCGTCGATCACGACCGTCAACCTGCTGCCGTTCACGACCACCGACGCCGAGACGAACGCCGTCCGGTCGGGGGCCGTCGACTACGGCTACATCAACGCCACGGACCTCGACCAGAAGGACTCCTTCACGTCGAAGGGCTACGACGTGGAGCCGTGGACCGGGTGGGCGATCACCTACATGCCCTACAACTTCAACAACCCGACGATGGGCCCGGTCTTCCAGCAGCTCTACGCCCGTCAGGCCGTCCAGATGTCGATCGACCAGACCAGCCTGTCCAAGGTCGTCTTCAACGGCACCGCCACCTCGACCTACGGGCCGATCCCGCAGGCGCAGGCGTCCGACTACGTGTCGAGCACGCAGAAGGACAACCCGTACCCGTTCAGCACGTCGAAGGCGAAGGCGCTCCTCACCAGCCACGGCTGGACCGAGCAGGGCGGCACGATGGTCTGCACCGACGCCGGCTCCGGCGACGACCAGTGCGGCGCGGGCGTCGCGGCGGGCACGAAGTTCACGATGTCGGTCCTGTCGCAGTCCGGCTCGACCGTCACCGACAACATGATGAGCGCCATCCAGTCGTCGCTGCAGAAGACCGGCATCGGCTTCACGATCAAGACCGCCCCGGTGTCGAGCGTGCTGTCGCAGACCCCGACCTGCACGAAGGACGAGGCCAGCTGCGACTGGGACCTGTCGTTCTTCGGCACGGCGGGCAGCTGGTACTTCCCGGCCTACCCGACCGGTGAGTCGCTCTTCCAGACCGGCGGCTCGGCGAACTTCGGTTCGTACTCGAACAAGCAGGTCGACGCCCTCATCGACGCGACGACCACGTCGACCGACGCGGGTGCGGTGCAGGACTACAGCGCCGCCGTCGCGAAGGACCTGCCGGTGATCTGGCTGCCGAGCCCGGACTACCAGATCTCGGTCGTCAAGCAGGGCCTGACCGGGTTCGAGCAGGACTCCCTCGCGAACTTCCACCCGGCCCAGTGGAAGTGGAGCAAGTAG
- a CDS encoding ABC transporter permease, with protein sequence MTTVQIAPEAPGAPVAVAATGFRLAARRFRHNTLAVVGLAVIVVIVLFCFVGPFLYPTDQTHTMLEQANQAPSAAHWLGTDAVGHDVLGRLMYGGKVSLTVGIAAGVLATVVGTLWGSVAGYVGGWVDAVMMRVVDAGIAIPALFILLVISAITTPGVGGLIVILGLVSWLVPSRLVRAETLTLKNRDYVLTLRAIGGSHARAIGKHLLPNSVSTIVVAATFQVADAILLVAYVSYLGLGVQPPATDWGGMLSAGLTAAYSGRWWLIVPPGLAVILVVCAFNAVGDGLRDAFDVRGRG encoded by the coding sequence ATGACCACCGTCCAGATCGCCCCCGAGGCCCCCGGCGCTCCCGTCGCGGTCGCCGCCACCGGGTTCCGCCTCGCCGCGCGCCGGTTCCGCCACAACACCCTCGCCGTGGTCGGCCTCGCCGTCATCGTCGTGATCGTGCTGTTCTGCTTCGTCGGCCCGTTCCTGTACCCGACCGACCAGACGCACACGATGCTCGAGCAGGCGAACCAGGCCCCGAGCGCCGCCCACTGGCTCGGCACCGACGCCGTCGGCCACGACGTGCTCGGCCGACTGATGTACGGCGGCAAGGTGTCGCTCACGGTCGGCATCGCGGCGGGCGTCCTCGCCACCGTCGTCGGCACGCTGTGGGGCTCGGTCGCCGGCTACGTCGGCGGGTGGGTCGACGCCGTCATGATGCGCGTCGTCGACGCCGGCATCGCGATCCCGGCGCTCTTCATCCTGCTCGTCATCTCGGCGATCACCACGCCGGGGGTCGGCGGCCTCATCGTCATCCTCGGCCTGGTGTCCTGGCTCGTGCCGTCCCGGCTCGTCCGCGCCGAGACCCTGACGCTGAAGAACCGCGACTACGTGCTCACCCTGCGCGCGATCGGCGGCTCCCACGCCCGCGCGATCGGCAAGCACCTGCTGCCGAACTCGGTGTCGACGATCGTCGTCGCCGCGACGTTCCAGGTGGCCGACGCGATCCTGCTCGTCGCCTACGTGTCCTACCTGGGCCTCGGGGTGCAGCCGCCCGCGACGGACTGGGGTGGGATGCTCTCGGCGGGGCTCACCGCCGCGTACTCGGGACGGTGGTGGCTGATCGTGCCGCCGGGTCTCGCCGTGATCCTGGTCGTCTGCGCGTTCAACGCGGTCGGCGACGGGCTCCGGGACGCCTTCGACGTGAGGGGACGGGGATGA
- a CDS encoding ABC transporter ATP-binding protein has translation MTHLLQTTDLGVVFTTESGPVDAVRGVSLTVAPGETLALVGESGSGKSTVALAAMGLLSGNATATGSVEVAGHQVVGADEPTLRALRGSTVSMVFQEPATALDPLTRVGAQIAEVVRNHRQVSAAEARAEAVALLDRVGIPDPAERARSFPFQLSGGQRQRVVIAMAIANAPQLLIADEPTTALDVTVQAEILELLRALAADTGTGVLLVTHNMGVVADFADRVAVMLQGEVVETGSVEDVLLRPQHEYTKRLLAAVPRLDTPESLAVRERVAAPGAPGAPGTAPSSPVASGAVPSGAVPSGAVPSGTVPPGPASPGAAGRPGAAPVVDLRDVSVTFGRGARAVHALRGVDVAVHAGETVGLVGESGSGKSTAARVALGLVAPTSGTVALFGQDLRRTPRRGRRSLRSGIGVVLQDPVASLDARMSVGECIAEPLAVHRRGTSAADRRRRVAEVLDAVRLPSALADRAPRELSGGQRQRVSLARALVLDPRLLVADEPTSALDVSVQETVLEVLTDLQADLGFACLFVSHDLAVVQHFAERVVVMRRGVVEEQGTTDTTLLHPTTDYTRRLLAAVPVPDPVLQRRRRTERLATLAAVAG, from the coding sequence ATGACCCACCTGCTGCAGACCACCGACCTCGGGGTCGTGTTCACCACCGAGTCCGGACCGGTCGACGCCGTCCGCGGCGTCTCGCTGACCGTCGCCCCGGGGGAGACCCTCGCGCTCGTCGGCGAGTCCGGCTCGGGCAAGTCCACCGTGGCGCTCGCCGCGATGGGGCTGCTGTCCGGCAACGCGACCGCCACCGGCAGCGTCGAGGTCGCCGGCCACCAGGTCGTCGGCGCCGACGAACCCACCCTGCGCGCACTGCGCGGCAGCACGGTGTCGATGGTGTTCCAGGAGCCCGCGACCGCACTCGACCCGCTCACCCGGGTCGGCGCGCAGATCGCCGAGGTCGTCCGGAACCACCGGCAGGTGTCCGCCGCCGAGGCCCGCGCCGAGGCCGTCGCCCTCCTCGACCGGGTCGGCATCCCCGACCCCGCCGAGCGAGCGCGGTCGTTCCCGTTCCAGCTGTCCGGCGGGCAGCGACAGCGCGTCGTCATCGCGATGGCGATCGCGAACGCGCCGCAGCTCCTCATCGCCGACGAGCCGACGACGGCGCTCGACGTGACGGTGCAGGCCGAGATCCTCGAACTGCTCCGGGCGCTCGCCGCCGACACCGGTACCGGCGTGCTCCTCGTCACGCACAACATGGGCGTCGTCGCGGACTTCGCCGACCGGGTCGCCGTGATGCTGCAGGGCGAGGTCGTGGAGACCGGGAGCGTCGAGGACGTCCTGCTCCGTCCGCAGCACGAGTACACGAAGCGGCTGCTCGCCGCGGTGCCGCGGCTCGACACCCCGGAGTCGCTCGCGGTGCGGGAGCGGGTCGCAGCACCGGGGGCGCCGGGTGCGCCCGGTACGGCTCCGTCGAGTCCGGTCGCGTCGGGTGCGGTTCCGTCCGGTGCGGTTCCGTCCGGTGCGGTTCCGTCCGGTACGGTTCCGCCCGGTCCGGCTTCCCCCGGTGCGGCCGGGAGGCCCGGTGCGGCCCCGGTGGTCGACCTGCGGGACGTCTCGGTGACGTTCGGGCGCGGGGCTCGCGCTGTGCACGCACTCCGCGGGGTCGACGTCGCGGTGCACGCGGGCGAGACGGTCGGCCTGGTCGGCGAGTCCGGCTCCGGCAAGTCCACGGCCGCGCGGGTCGCGCTCGGCCTGGTCGCGCCCACCTCGGGCACGGTCGCGCTGTTCGGGCAGGACCTACGCCGGACACCCCGTCGCGGCCGACGGTCCCTGCGCTCGGGCATCGGCGTCGTGCTGCAGGACCCGGTCGCGTCGCTCGACGCCCGGATGTCGGTCGGCGAGTGCATCGCCGAACCGCTCGCCGTGCACCGCCGCGGCACCTCGGCCGCCGACCGCCGCCGTCGGGTGGCCGAGGTGCTCGACGCCGTCCGGCTGCCGAGTGCACTGGCCGACCGAGCTCCCCGCGAGCTCTCGGGCGGACAGCGGCAACGCGTCAGCCTGGCGCGCGCGCTCGTGCTGGACCCGCGGCTGCTCGTCGCCGACGAACCGACCTCGGCGCTCGACGTGAGCGTGCAGGAGACCGTGCTCGAGGTCCTCACCGACCTCCAGGCAGACCTCGGGTTCGCCTGCCTGTTCGTGTCGCACGACCTCGCCGTCGTGCAGCACTTCGCCGAGCGGGTCGTCGTGATGCGCCGCGGTGTCGTCGAGGAGCAGGGCACCACCGACACCACCCTGCTGCACCCGACGACCGACTACACGCGGCGCCTGCTCGCCGCGGTGCCCGTCCCCGACCCGGTGCTGCAACGGCGGCGCCGGACGGAGCGCCTGGCGACCCTCGCCGCGGTGGCCGGGTGA
- a CDS encoding ABC transporter permease: MTTVLYLARRVLQALVVVLIVTIVVFCLLHALPGGPARGVLGVSATPAQIAAFNQAQGLDQALPVQYLRFLGRLLSGDLGTSFTLNEPVAQLIRERLPKTLVLTGLSAVVGLAVAIPVGMWQAARRNGAVDYTVTALAFVFYSTPAFFLGLVLIVVFTQQLPWLPSQAPTGTTLAEVFQDPAGLVLPVLTGALAMIAVFSRYMRAATLENLQEDYVRTARAGGASTTTILRRHVLRNSLTPVVAMLGYYLPVLFGGALVTEQLFNYPGMGLLFWNAAQSSDYPTLLGCVLVISIATVVGSLLADVAQTLIDPRVKAGRA; this comes from the coding sequence ATGACCACAGTCCTCTACCTGGCCAGGCGGGTGCTCCAGGCACTCGTCGTGGTCCTCATCGTCACCATCGTCGTGTTCTGTCTGCTGCACGCGCTGCCGGGCGGACCCGCCCGCGGGGTCCTCGGCGTCTCCGCGACCCCCGCGCAGATCGCCGCGTTCAACCAGGCACAGGGCCTCGACCAGGCGCTGCCCGTCCAGTACCTGCGGTTCCTCGGACGGCTGCTCAGCGGCGACCTCGGGACCTCCTTCACCCTGAACGAGCCGGTCGCGCAGCTCATCCGTGAGCGGCTGCCGAAGACGCTCGTCCTCACCGGCCTGTCCGCCGTCGTCGGCCTCGCGGTCGCGATCCCGGTCGGGATGTGGCAGGCGGCCCGCCGCAACGGAGCGGTGGACTACACGGTCACGGCGCTCGCCTTCGTCTTCTACTCGACGCCGGCGTTCTTCCTCGGCCTCGTCCTCATCGTCGTGTTCACCCAGCAGCTGCCGTGGCTGCCGTCGCAGGCGCCCACCGGCACGACCCTCGCCGAGGTGTTCCAGGACCCCGCCGGGCTCGTCCTGCCCGTGCTGACCGGCGCCCTCGCGATGATCGCCGTGTTCAGCCGGTACATGCGCGCCGCGACGCTCGAGAACCTGCAGGAGGACTACGTCCGCACCGCCCGAGCCGGCGGGGCGTCGACGACGACGATCCTGCGGCGGCACGTCCTCCGGAACTCGCTGACGCCCGTGGTCGCGATGCTCGGCTACTACCTGCCGGTGCTGTTCGGCGGGGCGCTCGTCACCGAGCAGCTGTTCAACTACCCGGGCATGGGGCTGCTGTTCTGGAACGCGGCGCAGTCCTCGGACTACCCGACGCTGCTCGGCTGCGTGCTCGTGATCTCGATCGCGACGGTCGTGGGGTCGTTGCTGGCCGACGTCGCGCAGACGCTCATCGACCCCCGGGTGAAGGCAGGTCGCGCATGA